The genomic DNA ATCCGACGCCGCAGCAGAGGGACCACCAAGCGATGAACCTGGCCGTGTGCCTGCTCGCGTACGCGGTGTCCCTGACGGTGTTGGGGCCGGCCGTGTTATCACGGGTCACCCGTGCCGGCGCCGCGCCACGATGGGGCATCGGCGCTTGGCTGACGGTGATGGGAAGTGTCCTGTTGGCCGCGGTGGCCGCAGTAACGCTGCTCGTCTCCCAGACCGTCGCCTCCTGGGGTCGGATCGGCCCGATCCTGACCGGGTGCATGGCCGGTCTGGGAATGATCGCGCGCGGCGGGTACGGCCAATTCGTGCAGGTCGCCGTCCTGACTCTGACGGCGATGAGCACCCTGGCGGTGATCACGCTCGGCACGCGCGCCGCGCTGGCTCTTCATCGGATGCGTCGGGACAGCCACGACCATGTCCACGCCGTCCGGATCGCCACCGGGGACTCCACCCCGCGTGGTCCCGGAGGCACGTTCGTGATCGACAGTGACCACCGGGGGGTTTACTGCCTAGCTGGCCGTCCGCACACCATCGTCGTCACCCGCGCCGCCCTCGACGCCCTCGACGACGCCCAGCTGGGCGCGGTCGTCGCTCACGAACGCGCACATCTGAGGGGTCGTCATCACCTAATCCTCGCCCTTACACGCTCACTGAGCACGCTCTTACCCAGGCTCCGGCTGTTCACCCAAGGG from Mycolicibacterium arabiense includes the following:
- a CDS encoding M56 family metallopeptidase encodes the protein MNLAVCLLAYAVSLTVLGPAVLSRVTRAGAAPRWGIGAWLTVMGSVLLAAVAAVTLLVSQTVASWGRIGPILTGCMAGLGMIARGGYGQFVQVAVLTLTAMSTLAVITLGTRAALALHRMRRDSHDHVHAVRIATGDSTPRGPGGTFVIDSDHRGVYCLAGRPHTIVVTRAALDALDDAQLGAVVAHERAHLRGRHHLILALTRSLSTLLPRLRLFTQGAGDVARLLEMRADDVAARHHSPDTVVDALLALSVPARTTTAAAPSAALSAAGMAVTQRVERLLFPPTGIKARIDLITATGPVLVGPVLAVALMMTEPGMACL